The Oreochromis niloticus isolate F11D_XX linkage group LG18, O_niloticus_UMD_NMBU, whole genome shotgun sequence DNA window cttattccaccaacaaaaataaaacaacaacaatacctttTCAACGCATACTACGTCTTACGGACCAGGTTTATCTAAAATAGCTTCTagcccctttttcaggcgagcgtttacatTTAgaaatccccctaaaatagcttctagcccctttttcaggcgagcgtttacttttaggaacgctaccagcccctctgggcgagcctagacgttttacgcgaggtgtctgagtgttaatattcacctggttgctgctggtctctcaggtctacctcatcgacccccaccgccgtggaccacttataagaacgccggccagaacccgaacgttacgtctctggactttatatcctctacctagagaggagctgtcgacagacttcagcgcagGCTTCTCACGACGGCAGGACTCGATGAggctttcctgtggggtcacacaaaagtgctgtgtcccatccggctcgaaggaccaagaaatgtcaggagttttcctgtattgcaacccaggtcggaataaaaaggctcagacaggtttacgtgtacacggtcgagactcagggagactcgcaccgctgcagtaaaaaggaagagactttattcagagagcacatacaggaagagagaaaatagaactgcaggcttcctgtgtaacttccccatttaggagtctgcacagagttgcagagtttaagctgaatactgaaaaaagcaaacacatttagataatgaaacgtacctttaagcataacataataaaaatcccaaaatcctaagAAATCTCTTAACAGTCCCCATAagggctgttggtccccacaggTATTGTAACATGCCAAATTacggtccccacaaagatatgtaaacgtggtatacacacacagacgaTCGAAAAACAGGGAAAAATCCCAGAATTCCAGAAAGCACTGAGTGAAAGTTGGATTCACACAAACCAATGGGAATGTTCGAGACGAATGAGCTTGAGCTGTCAGCGTCTCCACAGCAGCTCAGTGAATAATGCAGACATGCGCGTGACGACTGCACATTTCAGATTCCTCCAGTTTTACTTTGAGCAGTTAGCGCTGCGGCGCGATGCTAACGCCGCACATCGAGTCTGTGACACCGGCGGTGACCTGAGGGGAGACGAGCGAAAAGGCAGCAGACGTCTGCGCCATGTTCACGTGTGTGAGCAGATGTTTGATAGCGTGTCAGCGTCACCTCCATGCCGCCATGATGTAACACCTGAGAAGAGGAGGGATTAGAGCGGGATTACCGAGGCGCCCACAGCTGATCTGAAGCCAGCTGCAGATTAAAGCTGCAGATTAAAGCTGTCAAACATCCAGCGCAGCAGTAATCTGACATTATTAATGACTGCCCCAGTGCATGCTGGGaaaatgttttcaataaaaagatGGGCAGGAAGGTGAAATGTCAGCGCACACGTTAACACACAGAGAGGCGGAGGCAGGAAAGGGTGGAGCCCTTGAAGTATTACAGAAATGTTTATTAGTAATTATTCATAAATCACTGTTAAAACGTCACCGCAGAGTTCACtgtgacactgtgtgtgtgtgtgtgtgtgtgtgtctctgtgtgtgtgtgtgtgtgtgtgtgtgtgtgtgtgtgtgtgtctgtgtgtgtgcgcgcgctgCAGGGTTACTATTTCAACACCAACAACCCGTACAGAGACTGGCCCAACGCCTTCGCCGAGGCTCAGGAGAAAGCTCGGGAGGGAGACCTGAACACTGCCGTGCTGCTGCTGGAGGCCGCCATCCTGCAGGACCCGCAGGACTCAGAGGTGACCCGACGCGCCCAGCTGTTAATCATTTCAGTGCGTCCGGTCTGCAACAGCAATCCATCCATGAATGATGTTTCAGGCATGTCTGTTTGTCCAGGAAAACCTGGAATTATCAGCCAGCCGGTAAGAAAGCTTGTTCTTATGTGTCCTGGAATCAGGAAATAAACCTTCTGTTAGCACTAGCTGGTTACGTCTGCATGCAGATGTGATGATGGGAGTCTCATCCTGTGCTCTCAGAGTCAACAGCTGATCATGGCTTGTTTTATTCGGACCTGAGAGAGCAGTCGCGTAGACACGATGAAGGTCAAACCGAGGATCGTTGAAACTCCACAGTGTTGTTGCTGACCGCGTCCATGCCTTTATGGCCTCAGTGTGCCATCTTCTGATGTCACAGAGGATCTCAGATTTATCCAGATAATTTCACACATCCAATTAAATTCACTTTTGTTTAGGTAGAGCCAAATCCTAACAACAGTCTGCTCAAGGCTCTTTATTAATTAATCCAGAGAAACCCCAAGAATCAGACCACCCCCTATGAGCCAgcgctttggcaacagtgggaaggaaaaactcccttttaacaggaagaaacctccggcagaaccggTTGGAGTTGAGATGAAAGttattgttgtggaagttttccattaaataaagcctgcagatgagcggtgagcggtagctaacattctttaatcaaaacacacagaacagaaaaccaagcttgtggagagcctgcatgaccacggggcaggtcagcagagtctcactgagcctagcatggctctcagttaaataccttctccaggaacaaaaggcagtacagctgtttcacaccttaaggttcacactcccttgctacctcccagagtcctcgaagagacaaaagattcCTTCCTGttgagttgtctgcttcccccaacttcctaaatagacccccaccatttgtcttacagtatgggtgtcagacatgttaaaatccagtggcaccaaggcattatacaataataataataaaaccagcaaccttccgattacaaggcgaactcctaactcttgagccatgatcgccaataaatcagaatcagtgagtTCTCtcgtttctctttttcttcacgTGTTTTCAGGCGTGGCAGCTTCTGGGGATGACTCAGGCTGAGAATGAGAACGAGCAGGCCGCCATCGTGTCGCTGCAGAGGTCAGTCGCCTTCATGCTGGAGAGCTCTGCTTTATATTTAACCCTGACATGCTAACTGTTAGCTGTAGCTAACCTGCTTTACCTGTTGCAGGTGCCTGGAGCTCCGCCCCAACAACCTGCCGGCCCTCATGGCGCTCGCCGTCAGCTTCACCAACAGCAGCATGCAGCGAGAGGCCGGTGACGTGCTGCGCCGCTGGATCTGTCACAACCCGCGATATAAACACCTGGTCCAGGACAGCAGGAGTCCACTACGGGGCTCCCCGGCCATGCCGCGCAGGGGccaccacacctccacacaTACCAGGTATGAAGTTCAGTCAGCAGGTTCTTCTAAAGCTCCAAATCCTCTGTGATTGGATGAACCaagctgtgtgtatgtgtgtgtgtgtgtgtgtgtgtgcaggtgtgagCTGCAGAACGTGCTGCTCCTCTTCCAGGAGGCGGCTCTGCTGAATCTGGACTGTGTGGATCCCGACCTGCAGACCGGGCTGGGAgtcctcttcaacctgagctcAGACTTCGACAAGGCGGTGGAAGCTTTCAGTGCAGCACTGTCTGTCAGGCcgcaggtaacacacacacatcaacatgGTGGCGGTCCTTTCATACGCGCAGTGATAATGTCATGATGATGTCAGACTCTGGGTTTCTCTCTGCAGGACTACCTGCTGTGGAACCGTCTGGGAGCCACACTCGCCAACGGAAACCGCAGCGAGGAGGCGGTGGAGGCGTACACCAGAGCTCTGGAGCTGCAGCCCGGATTCATCCGCTCGAGGTACAACCTGGGAATAAGCTGCATCAACCTGGGAGCGCACAGGTAACCCTggcactgacctctgacctcacacAGAGCAGTCTTACTGCAGCGATGTAGTTGTATAACCCCGGTCCTGGTCCTGGTCCTGCAGGGAGGCGGTCAGTAACTTCCTCATGGCGCTGAACCAGCAAAGGCGGAGTCAGCGTTGCAGCCAGCAGCAGATGTCGGCTAACATCTGGGCCGCCTTGCGGATCGCCATCTCAATGATGGATCGCCCCGAGCTGTTCCAGGCCGCCAACATGGGCGACCTAGACCTGCTAATGAGGGCCTTTGACATGAGCGACGTCTGACGGCGAGTCCTGGGAGGGCGGAGCCTTGCTCCCAGAGTCACGGGAGCTCAGTTGGATGCCCAAGTTGAAACCAGACAGCGAGGGAACGGCGCAGCCCTTTAGCTTCCTGTTTGTAGCTCTGCAGTCTCAGCGCCGTCTGCAGGTCTGAACACGATCAGGTCGATCATCTTATCACCTTTAACAAAAAGATTGAATtcagctcctcctcttcctctttgtcaCCTGCTGCTGATTTTTCTCTCCTCATCGTTCTGTCACCTGGCTCCGCCCACTCTGCCCCTCTGCGCTCGGTCTCTTGCTTTGTGTTAATGGGACCAGAatttagaaaataaactttgttttttattgaatCAGACATGAAACCAGCGAATCATCAGGAAAGACTTCCCTGCGCTCATTTTCTCATGGACTTGTATATAGTTGGACAccggagtcgccccctgctggacaccCTGTTATGTCCAAACCCCAGAATCTCTTCAGCGGTCGTTCTCACCTCTGTAGCTTTTCTATCGGCACCGTTCACTTGCAGCACGTCTTTCAGCTCAGGTTTTAAAAACTCACAGTGTCCGTGGACATGAAGCTTAGCACCAGGTCCTTTCCTAACGAGTAATCCAAACCACGGAGCTGCAGGAGTGAGGAGAAGCAGAACACGCCCACTTTAAGGCTTTTCCCTCCCATGTTTCTTCACCTTGTtacttttaaccctttaaagccatAAAACAGCAGCAGGGGTCTGTTAGCAAAGAACCAGGCTGCAAAAAAGTTTCCACCTCTGCCGCAAAAAGGCAGAA harbors:
- the LOC100696495 gene encoding PEX5-related protein isoform X1; its protein translation is MYQVQLVGEQQESRPLLSPSIDDFLSESRSDTPSARPLTSNTAVLSTALDLVDLSELGERSGGSNKERRRSPLRRKGSSKSPRRRVKPEETELIQVQVEHLPASPRTPERISLDSVSLSSPLEKWEEVKLDVEDSGRRRRYEKRCTSHHSSSELLWSAEFKTDPLTKNSFNIHSFDDLDFISSTQDCGASRQRRRTRSLLVRNESLEDEFVRAKAAVESDTEFWDKMQAEWEELARRNWLEDSEDQRPIPPTVSPAEKGYYFNTNNPYRDWPNAFAEAQEKAREGDLNTAVLLLEAAILQDPQDSEAWQLLGMTQAENENEQAAIVSLQRCLELRPNNLPALMALAVSFTNSSMQREAGDVLRRWICHNPRYKHLVQDSRSPLRGSPAMPRRGHHTSTHTRCELQNVLLLFQEAALLNLDCVDPDLQTGLGVLFNLSSDFDKAVEAFSAALSVRPQDYLLWNRLGATLANGNRSEEAVEAYTRALELQPGFIRSRYNLGISCINLGAHREAVSNFLMALNQQRRSQRCSQQQMSANIWAALRIAISMMDRPELFQAANMGDLDLLMRAFDMSDV
- the LOC100696495 gene encoding PEX5-related protein isoform X3, which encodes MYQVQLVGEQQESRPLLSPSIDDFLSESRSDTPSARPLTSNTAVSLSSPLEKWEEVKLDVEDSGRRRRYEKRCTSHHSSSELLWSAEFKTDPLTKNSFNIHSFDDLDFISSTQDCGASRQRRRTRSLLVRNESLEDEFVRAKAAVESDTEFWDKMQAEWEELARRNWLEDSEDQRPIPPTVSPAEKGYYFNTNNPYRDWPNAFAEAQEKAREGDLNTAVLLLEAAILQDPQDSEAWQLLGMTQAENENEQAAIVSLQRCLELRPNNLPALMALAVSFTNSSMQREAGDVLRRWICHNPRYKHLVQDSRSPLRGSPAMPRRGHHTSTHTRCELQNVLLLFQEAALLNLDCVDPDLQTGLGVLFNLSSDFDKAVEAFSAALSVRPQDYLLWNRLGATLANGNRSEEAVEAYTRALELQPGFIRSRYNLGISCINLGAHREAVSNFLMALNQQRRSQRCSQQQMSANIWAALRIAISMMDRPELFQAANMGDLDLLMRAFDMSDV
- the LOC100696495 gene encoding PEX5-related protein isoform X2, with the protein product MYQVQLVGEQQESRPLLSPSIDDFLSESRSDTPSARPLTSNTAALDLVDLSELGERSGGSNKERRRSPLRRKGSSKSPRRRVKPEETELIQVQVEHLPASPRTPERISLDSVSLSSPLEKWEEVKLDVEDSGRRRRYEKRCTSHHSSSELLWSAEFKTDPLTKNSFNIHSFDDLDFISSTQDCGASRQRRRTRSLLVRNESLEDEFVRAKAAVESDTEFWDKMQAEWEELARRNWLEDSEDQRPIPPTVSPAEKGYYFNTNNPYRDWPNAFAEAQEKAREGDLNTAVLLLEAAILQDPQDSEAWQLLGMTQAENENEQAAIVSLQRCLELRPNNLPALMALAVSFTNSSMQREAGDVLRRWICHNPRYKHLVQDSRSPLRGSPAMPRRGHHTSTHTRCELQNVLLLFQEAALLNLDCVDPDLQTGLGVLFNLSSDFDKAVEAFSAALSVRPQDYLLWNRLGATLANGNRSEEAVEAYTRALELQPGFIRSRYNLGISCINLGAHREAVSNFLMALNQQRRSQRCSQQQMSANIWAALRIAISMMDRPELFQAANMGDLDLLMRAFDMSDV